The Lewinella sp. 4G2 nucleotide sequence CGAGGCTGAGGACGCTCTCCCCCGGCGCAATTTTCCCGAGGCTGGTCTCGCAGGCGGAAAGTACTACGAGGTCCGCCTCCACGGGCAACGTTTGCAGGTCGTTGAAGTAAAGCAATTCGTCGTCTTCAATCGCTTCGCCCTCCTGCGCGAAGGCGAGAAAACTGAGGCTGGGGTTCACCGGGTCCACCAAGCCGTGGCCGGCGACGTGGAGGATGGCAGCATTCCCCAAAGTTTCAATGAAATTGGCCAGGCTCGCCGCCGTATCCGTGATCGCCTCACTGTTGGGGATGGCCCCCGTAATGGCCACCACCTCCTCCCGGTTATGTTGTAGGGGCAGCAGCCCGGGGAAGGCCTCCGGTTGGGCGCCGGCAATTGGCCGGCGGGTTGACCGAGCACTCCTAAGGGCGGATAGGCCACCCGCCGTCATCTCTCCACCGTAGGACGGTGCGAATGCCAAAAGATTACGCTCATAAACGGGAGATGTCTGCCGCTCCAACTCCAGTAAGTAACGGAGGGAGAGCGTAGTCGTTACCTCCCGTCCGTCGGCTCGGTACGATAGTTGGGAGTAATCCACCGCGCCACCAGATTCCGCTACGGGTAGGGCCGCAAAGGGGAGGTAGTGGAGGGCACCGTCCGGGACAATCAGCAGCCGATCACCAAAATCAATGTCATCCGGAAAAAGGAGGCGACCCAGCTCCGCCCCGGCGGCAGCGAACCGCGCGTCAAGGTCCGCCTGCGCCGTTGCGGACCGTAGTGATTTATCACGGTAGGCCCCCGCAACGATGGCTGCGCGGTAGTCTTCCACCAATTGCTGCAGGGTATCGGCGCCGGGGAGCGTCCACATTTTTACCTGGTCGGAGCCGTCGAGGTAAAAACCGAAACTCCGGTCCCGGCCCAGGTGGTATTCCACCACGCCGCGCCCGGTAGCGGCGAGGTAGTCGATGACTTCCTGCCGGTTCAGTTCGGTATCGACGGTGTCCAGGTTTGGGCCTTCGCTTCTCAGGTGTAGTTCCAGCCGCAGCAATTGGTTAGCGTAGGCGCTTTCCAGGCTGGGGTCGGCTACTTTTTGGCGTTCGAGTTCGGCGATGTTGTAGCGGAGGTCCTGCTCCCGCCGGTCAGCGGCCCGTTGGGTTTGTTGGAGGCCGGCGAGTTGGGAGTAGGCTTTGGCCCGTTCACTCAGGGTGAAGGCTTTCCAGACATCTTCTTCTCCATCGGGCTCGAGAGAACGCTGATGGTAAAGGTTAACACCCAGATCGTAGTAACCCCAGCCGGATTCACTGAGGGCAAAGCGGCTACCGTCATTATTGAATTGGGCGCGGGCGAGGTCCTGATAGTTGAAAAGTTCTTCGAGGTCGCGCAGGGCGTCGTCCGTCCGGCCTACGGACAGCAGGTAGCGAGCGCGGTTTTCGTAGATGTTCATGGCATTGGCCAGGGACCGGACGCTATCGGGCTCGATGTAACTGAGGTCTCCGCTTTCCGTCGTGGTTCCGGATTTACTCACCAGGTTCATCGCTCGTGCGTAGGTGCTCAGGGTCTGATCTTCCTGGCCGAGGCCTGCGTAGACGTCGGCTAGTGCGACCATGGTGCTGGCTTCGGCGAAGGGGACGCCTTCCGAATAAGGGTATTCCATGGTGCGGCGGTAGTACCGCAGGGCTTCGTCGTAATCGCCATCTTCCTGGTAACTGGCCGCCAGGTTGCCGTAGACGATATTGAGGCTCGTAGGGTCGCCCTTCACGCTATCCAGCACGCTGATGGCGCGGCGGAATAGTTTCCGCGCCGTGTCCATATCCTTCCGTTTGTAGTAAAGGTTTCCCTGGGTCGAGATCACGTCGGCAACGTAGGAGTATTCCCCCAGCTGCCGGGCGCTGGCAATGGCGATGGGAACGAAAGATTCCGCCTTATCGTAGTCCTCCAGATACTGATAATGCTTGACGGCATCGTAGTACATCTGGTGCTGATCGATCAAGGTCGGCTTGCTGTATTCTTCCAGCAGGCTCGTCATGGCGACGACCGAGCTGCGGGTGAGTTCCCGGTCATTCGCCTCTTCCGCGATCACGCCGAGTAGCTTGAGGCTGCGCAGCCAGTTGGTCGTGTCGGTTTCGCCCATCCCGTCGTAGATCGCGATGGCGTCCCGCAGCAGCACGGTCGCCGTATCGGGCCGTCCCAACCAGTGCATCGAGTTGGCCAGGTTGTAGCGGGTGTGGGCGCGGTGGACGTGTGGCCCGTCGTACAGTTGGTCCCGGATCGAAATGGCCTTTTGGTACATCGGTACGGCGTTCACGTCGTCGTACACCTGGTAGTAACTCATCCCCGCCATGTGGTAGGCCAGGCCAGAGAGGCTATCCACGATCAGGTCGCCGTCAGCGTCGTGGGCCAGGGAGTCCAGTACCTTTCGGCTGCCGGCGTAGTCTTCTTTCATGTACTTCGCGAGCGCCCGGGCAAACTGCCGTTCGCGTTCACTTACCCGTGCTTCCGTGGCGTCTTTCAGCACGGCGGTCGGCTCGGCGTTTTTGGTGCCGGCCTCATTTTTGGTAGTCTGTGCGTGGCTGTATGGGCTCAGTAAAACTAAAAAGAAGACAGCCGTACCCAGGAAAAAGCGCTTACAGTAAAGCATGTACGTTGGTTGTTGCGAAGTACTGTAAGGTACGGCTAAATTGGGTTTTAGGGCGCTGCCGCAGGTGCGGGGTGATGGGGGTGATTAAAACCGGACGCTCGCAGGAGCTCAATCCTTGCTGCGCGCGAATTGACCACGCTACGAGGTCCTAATGGAAGGTGCTGATTTGATCAACTACTACATCTCCAGGTCCTCGTAGCGTCTGACGTAGGAGGTCCTGCGAGCGTCCGGTAGTGTATTTGGCCGCACGCTCGCAGGACGATTCTATTTCCGCTACGCTACAATAAAATCGACGCTACGAGGAGCTATGGGAGACGGGAGAATTAATCAACTACCGAGATCTCCAGGTCCTCGTAGCGTCCGACGTAGGCGGTCCTGCGAGCGTCCGGTAGTGTATTTGGCCGCACGCTCGCAGGACGATTCTATTTCCGCTACGCTACAATAAAATCGACGCTACGAGGAGCTAAGGGAGACGGGAGAATTAATCAACTACCAAGATCTCCAGGTCCTCGTAGCGTCCGACGTAGGAGGTCCTGCGAGCGTCCGGTAGTGTATTTGGCCGCACGCTCGCAGGACGATTCTATTTCCGCTACGCTACAATAAAATCGACGCTACGAGGAGCTATGGGAGACGGGAGAATTGTTCAACTACCGAAATCTCCAGGTCCTCGTCGCGTCCGACGCAGGAGGTCTTGCGAGCGTCCAGATTGTACCCAGAAAGTCTGATTTAGCAAGGACACAAATTGAATTAATACTCCCAACTCAATCCCTACTCAATCACCCGCACCGTAGCCTCAATCAACGGGTGGATGCCCGGATCTTCCCAGCCTTCGTTATCCGCCGTGCGGAAGAGGCCCTGGTCGCTATCCATTTTTGCCCCGACGAATAGTTTGCCCTGTCCATCGTCCGCAACGCTGAGGGTGCGGAGGGTGATGAGGATGGGGCCTTCCGTCCGTACGCGTTCGTCGGTGAGGTCAATCGAATAGATGGCGCCGTGTAGCTTGGGGCCCAGCACCTGGTGGATGATGCGCTTATTTTGCAAATAGCGGGCTGGCTGGCCGTCTTCACCTACTTCGTAGAAGTTGAGTTCCAAGACGGTAGTGTCCACGGTCACCGGGCCGAACTGGATATCAACTTTATCGATGAGCATGGGGCGGTCCATATCCACTAAGACACCGTTTTCGGCGCCAGGAGCGCGAAAGTCGTAAAAGGCAAGGGGTAGCTCTTCGCTGTGGCCAACCGTGCTGTCGATGAACTCCAACCGTTCATCCTGCACAACGATGTTTTGCAGTTCGATGGCATCGCTCCGCAGGGTAACACGGCAATTCGCACCGGGCTCCAGGTCATTACTGGCGAGGTAGCGATCGTCGTAGCTTAGGCAGGAAAAGCGTAGGGTATCCTCAATAGCAAATTTTTCGAAG carries:
- a CDS encoding CHAT domain-containing protein, with product MLYCKRFFLGTAVFFLVLLSPYSHAQTTKNEAGTKNAEPTAVLKDATEARVSERERQFARALAKYMKEDYAGSRKVLDSLAHDADGDLIVDSLSGLAYHMAGMSYYQVYDDVNAVPMYQKAISIRDQLYDGPHVHRAHTRYNLANSMHWLGRPDTATVLLRDAIAIYDGMGETDTTNWLRSLKLLGVIAEEANDRELTRSSVVAMTSLLEEYSKPTLIDQHQMYYDAVKHYQYLEDYDKAESFVPIAIASARQLGEYSYVADVISTQGNLYYKRKDMDTARKLFRRAISVLDSVKGDPTSLNIVYGNLAASYQEDGDYDEALRYYRRTMEYPYSEGVPFAEASTMVALADVYAGLGQEDQTLSTYARAMNLVSKSGTTTESGDLSYIEPDSVRSLANAMNIYENRARYLLSVGRTDDALRDLEELFNYQDLARAQFNNDGSRFALSESGWGYYDLGVNLYHQRSLEPDGEEDVWKAFTLSERAKAYSQLAGLQQTQRAADRREQDLRYNIAELERQKVADPSLESAYANQLLRLELHLRSEGPNLDTVDTELNRQEVIDYLAATGRGVVEYHLGRDRSFGFYLDGSDQVKMWTLPGADTLQQLVEDYRAAIVAGAYRDKSLRSATAQADLDARFAAAGAELGRLLFPDDIDFGDRLLIVPDGALHYLPFAALPVAESGGAVDYSQLSYRADGREVTTTLSLRYLLELERQTSPVYERNLLAFAPSYGGEMTAGGLSALRSARSTRRPIAGAQPEAFPGLLPLQHNREEVVAITGAIPNSEAITDTAASLANFIETLGNAAILHVAGHGLVDPVNPSLSFLAFAQEGEAIEDDELLYFNDLQTLPVEADLVVLSACETSLGKIAPGESVLSLGNAFASAGARSTLTSLWKVDDAATEAFMRQFYTSLADGAERSTALYAAQRYLREETAFAHPFYWAGFTLSGRADAIPLGPDWLTIFSWTFGVLALTGVCGWVLWRECF
- a CDS encoding carboxypeptidase-like regulatory domain-containing protein, producing the protein MMCINKQLPSFLALLCLLVSAALTAQVTTCQVVDENGEPVPFVNVYAPASQAGLVTDVDGYFDLFEKFAIEDTLRFSCLSYDDRYLASNDLEPGANCRVTLRSDAIELQNIVVQDERLEFIDSTVGHSEELPLAFYDFRAPGAENGVLVDMDRPMLIDKVDIQFGPVTVDTTVLELNFYEVGEDGQPARYLQNKRIIHQVLGPKLHGAIYSIDLTDERVRTEGPILITLRTLSVADDGQGKLFVGAKMDSDQGLFRTADNEGWEDPGIHPLIEATVRVIE